A genome region from bacterium includes the following:
- a CDS encoding HAD-IIA family hydrolase has product MIEALAKKTMARLAQIQVFALDLDGTLYLGNEVFPFTARFLESLRELGKSCVFVTNNSAASPRDYWLKLKGMGIETTLEDIYTSGRASIEYLLAQGGPQPIFLLGTESLQRQFQEAGFETQAAAPDFVVLGFDKTFTWERFDLACRHLRRGVRFIATHPDLNCPLPGHDLQPDCGALTAAFTAATGVAPIVIGKPEPHLYRSIQQRFGISAAELAMVGDRLETDIAAGPRNGIFTVLVLTGVTTRAQAWHAAPQPDLMLETCMDLIPLLRQAQRERSAARRR; this is encoded by the coding sequence ATGATCGAGGCTCTCGCGAAAAAGACGATGGCGCGCCTGGCTCAGATTCAGGTGTTTGCGTTGGACTTGGACGGCACCCTGTATTTGGGCAACGAAGTCTTCCCCTTCACGGCGCGTTTTCTCGAGAGTCTCCGTGAGCTTGGCAAGTCTTGCGTGTTCGTGACCAACAATTCCGCTGCCAGCCCGCGTGACTATTGGTTGAAGCTCAAGGGGATGGGGATTGAAACGACACTGGAAGACATCTACACCTCCGGCCGCGCCAGCATCGAGTATTTGCTGGCGCAGGGAGGGCCGCAGCCGATTTTTTTGCTCGGCACTGAAAGCCTGCAACGGCAATTCCAAGAGGCCGGTTTCGAAACGCAGGCGGCGGCGCCGGACTTCGTGGTGTTGGGTTTCGACAAGACCTTTACGTGGGAGAGATTCGACCTTGCCTGCCGCCATCTGCGCCGAGGCGTGAGGTTCATCGCCACGCATCCGGACCTGAACTGCCCGTTGCCCGGCCATGACCTGCAACCTGATTGCGGCGCGCTTACGGCAGCCTTCACTGCGGCCACCGGCGTTGCGCCAATCGTCATCGGCAAGCCGGAGCCCCATCTCTACCGCAGCATCCAGCAGCGTTTTGGGATTTCTGCCGCTGAACTGGCAATGGTCGGCGATCGCCTGGAAACCGACATTGCCGCCGGACCCAGGAACGGGATCTTCACCGTTTTGGTTCTCACCGGCGTGACCACGAGAGCACAGGCCTGGCACGCCGCGCCCCAGCCGGATTTGATGCTCGAAACTTGCATGGATTTGATTCCGCTGCTGCGGCAGGCACAACGCGAGCGCTCTGCGGCAAGACGCCGGTGA
- a CDS encoding YkgJ family cysteine cluster protein — MYSANSPLVQITPARPAAPAEEARNWVLCSGCTQCCEYISLEIDSPTTLKDVDHIVWYLIHQNVWVWVDDDNKWYVQFNTPCEKLQPEGRCGWYQDRPKICQDYKQSECPRYSPAAAEKFLFKGADDFLDWLAHHRSRAKRELRRRYLAKRAQRWRRTNAKTTTSSHPTVFTRQERSR, encoded by the coding sequence ATGTATTCTGCCAATTCCCCGCTGGTTCAAATCACGCCTGCCCGGCCGGCCGCGCCTGCCGAGGAGGCCCGCAACTGGGTGCTGTGCTCCGGCTGCACGCAATGCTGTGAGTACATCAGTCTCGAAATCGACTCACCCACCACACTCAAGGACGTGGATCACATTGTCTGGTACCTCATTCACCAAAACGTCTGGGTTTGGGTGGATGACGACAACAAGTGGTACGTCCAATTCAACACGCCCTGCGAGAAACTACAGCCGGAGGGCCGCTGCGGCTGGTATCAAGACCGCCCCAAAATCTGCCAGGACTACAAGCAGTCCGAATGCCCACGCTACTCGCCGGCCGCGGCCGAAAAATTTCTTTTCAAGGGCGCGGACGATTTCTTGGACTGGTTGGCGCACCATCGCAGCCGAGCCAAGCGCGAGTTGCGCCGGCGCTATCTCGCAAAACGTGCACAGCGCTGGCGCAGAACGAATGCCAAAACCACCACTTCGTCTCATCCAACCGTTTTCACCAGGCAAGAAAGGAGCAGGTGA
- a CDS encoding lysoplasmalogenase — MLLAIGELLAPFLPPPVEIFHRLFHLLQMLWLIALGFVIRHEIRHAAAVGPQLARAQWQRVAGLLVTGALFSFVGDCINADLIDFTAIIRPPTLLSIPPFAVAHVCYLAAFVLLSRPRVHGSSSRVLGFTLAAVPLLAIGIWSRVIPAEAPRMVISASLAYSFVLAAMVVGSFWVALAWGKLGAAVALGGVLFLISDALLGYFLLRARPFIAGQLIWSTYLLGQLLILRAGLLHHRVAIHTQQAPS; from the coding sequence ATGCTGCTTGCAATCGGTGAGTTGCTCGCGCCCTTCCTGCCACCACCCGTGGAGATCTTCCACCGGCTGTTTCATCTTCTGCAAATGCTTTGGCTGATCGCATTGGGCTTCGTCATCAGGCATGAAATCAGGCATGCTGCCGCAGTTGGCCCGCAGCTCGCGCGCGCACAATGGCAACGGGTCGCCGGTTTGCTGGTCACCGGCGCGCTGTTCTCGTTCGTGGGTGACTGCATCAACGCCGACTTGATCGATTTCACGGCCATCATCCGGCCGCCCACCCTGCTTTCCATTCCGCCGTTCGCAGTGGCGCATGTGTGCTATCTCGCTGCTTTTGTGTTGCTCAGCCGCCCGCGCGTGCACGGCAGCAGCAGCCGGGTGCTGGGTTTCACGCTTGCCGCCGTGCCGCTGCTGGCGATTGGGATTTGGTCGCGCGTCATACCGGCAGAGGCGCCGCGCATGGTGATCTCGGCCTCGCTGGCCTACAGCTTCGTGCTGGCTGCGATGGTCGTGGGGTCGTTTTGGGTGGCACTGGCGTGGGGAAAACTCGGCGCCGCTGTGGCGCTCGGTGGTGTCTTGTTTCTGATTTCTGATGCGCTGCTCGGATATTTCCTGTTGCGCGCACGGCCTTTTATCGCCGGTCAGCTCATTTGGTCGACCTACCTGCTGGGCCAGCTCTTGATCCTGCGGGCTGGCCTACTTCATCATCGCGTCGCGATCCACACGCAGCAAGCGCCCTCTTGA
- a CDS encoding HEAT repeat domain-containing protein, which produces MGRNLYYISNVALLAGLAIVAYVLQASHSRTMDWAKLVLFWLGASAIGYFLLYRIMARVRTYRRTRPVYLYRRRYRILCALLLLFGLWAGIGFNYLTLATWQNPAFYWELLAQQQPSANHYAVVWKLGNQRFRETVQVQSLRLTALADVALDDKKEKLEVEARLDSAAATLRPRENGDAQDIQLPEGFSIPPLSHHTLELRFDYRQHFAIFSLAASYRSLPTAHSNQTTSSAFVPQTIVAPQYILIEPSSAGLVEFAELVDRVRRPAAQTYEPLILAIGRSRHPQALAVLLELLKVRDPKVKDAACRGLAELRDSRANQALMRLINSENHPQAVRALGMIGSAEGIQFLVRLLGDDKREPYLRSAAAGVLSESSQPLAIKALAALLRQKAGSDLLLQREGLLALVKMNDSLAAQITLELAGEPRTGEHLRVLIEVMRELNEPASLPLFAEWLRHWRHYDLTLHDVQLMLDYIVAGRHTNMVATLIDILNQEPTAEAQSRLVQTLSQLVRQDLGTIHFPALNHDMVVANERVISAWQQWWGQARNQPGFANQIAPSTISDQL; this is translated from the coding sequence ATGGGCAGGAATCTGTACTACATCTCCAACGTGGCATTGCTGGCGGGTTTGGCAATTGTCGCGTACGTGTTGCAGGCGAGCCACAGCCGCACGATGGACTGGGCCAAGCTGGTCTTGTTTTGGCTGGGCGCCAGCGCGATTGGATACTTTCTGTTGTATCGCATCATGGCTCGCGTGCGAACGTATCGCCGCACTCGTCCGGTCTATCTTTACCGCCGCCGGTACCGCATTCTCTGCGCCTTGCTCTTGCTGTTCGGGCTGTGGGCGGGAATTGGGTTCAACTATCTCACCCTGGCGACCTGGCAGAATCCGGCCTTTTATTGGGAATTGCTCGCGCAGCAGCAGCCGTCGGCCAACCATTATGCCGTGGTGTGGAAACTGGGAAATCAGCGCTTTCGCGAAACCGTGCAGGTGCAGAGCCTGCGCCTGACGGCCCTGGCCGATGTCGCCCTGGATGATAAAAAGGAAAAGTTGGAGGTCGAAGCCAGACTGGATTCCGCGGCAGCGACGTTGCGCCCGCGGGAAAACGGCGACGCGCAGGATATCCAGTTGCCGGAGGGATTCTCCATCCCGCCACTCAGCCATCACACGCTGGAGCTGCGTTTCGATTACCGCCAGCACTTTGCCATTTTCTCGCTGGCCGCAAGCTATCGCAGCCTACCCACCGCCCATTCGAACCAGACCACTTCCTCGGCTTTTGTCCCGCAAACCATCGTCGCGCCACAATACATACTCATCGAGCCTTCGTCGGCCGGCCTGGTGGAGTTCGCCGAGCTTGTCGACCGGGTGCGGCGGCCGGCCGCGCAGACTTATGAGCCTTTGATTCTGGCCATCGGCCGCAGCCGGCATCCGCAGGCGTTGGCGGTGCTGCTCGAACTCTTGAAAGTGCGTGACCCCAAGGTCAAAGACGCCGCGTGCCGCGGCTTGGCGGAACTGCGGGACAGCCGCGCCAATCAGGCGCTCATGCGCCTGATCAACAGCGAAAACCATCCGCAAGCCGTGCGGGCATTGGGTATGATTGGCTCGGCAGAGGGCATTCAGTTCCTGGTGCGCCTGCTCGGCGACGACAAACGCGAGCCTTATTTGCGCAGCGCGGCCGCCGGCGTGTTGAGTGAATCATCTCAGCCGCTTGCCATCAAAGCGTTGGCCGCGCTGCTGCGGCAAAAAGCAGGCTCGGATCTCCTGCTGCAGCGCGAAGGACTGTTGGCGCTGGTGAAAATGAACGACAGCCTGGCGGCGCAAATCACGCTGGAGCTGGCCGGCGAGCCGCGCACCGGCGAACACCTGCGCGTCTTGATCGAAGTGATGCGCGAGCTCAACGAGCCCGCCAGCCTGCCGTTGTTCGCGGAATGGCTGCGGCATTGGCGCCACTACGATCTCACACTCCACGACGTGCAGCTTATGCTGGACTACATCGTCGCCGGCAGGCACACCAACATGGTGGCCACCCTCATCGACATTCTCAACCAAGAACCGACCGCCGAAGCGCAAAGCCGCCTGGTGCAGACCTTGTCGCAACTCGTGCGGCAAGATCTGGGCACGATCCATTTCCCCGCGCTCAACCACGACATGGTGGTGGCCAACGAGCGCGTCATCTCGGCGTGGCAGCAGTGGTGGGGGCAGGCGCGCAACCAGCCCGGCTTCGCCAATCAGATCGCGCCCTCAACCATCTCTGATCAATTGTGA
- a CDS encoding bifunctional homocysteine S-methyltransferase/methylenetetrahydrofolate reductase, with translation MRIPFLQHLQHDLLIADGAMGTMIYSQGVALSQSFDQLNLTQPELILGIHRAYVQAGAQAVETNSFTANRKRLARYGLEKSVREINLAAVRLARSAAGEQAYVLASLGPVRDRASEEMETVEIRSLFAEQIAALVEGQPDALIFETFTVVSELEIAVEEARRLSAIPVIAQVVADEEGYTSDGQHLTAIFKRLRALGAAVVGINCAKGPAGILKALREVPLEEGLLLSAFPNAGLPAYVDGRYIYLSTPEYFGEAALKLRQQGVRLIGGCCGTTPEHIQAIAESLRGLPPVNDKIISVRPAPPPPSLQEIITPDFLTKVKTRPAIIVELDPPRDLDFEPILQGARELKRAGIDALTMADSSLGITRMNNLALGALIKQKVDMPLIIHLACRDRNLVGLQSELMGLHALGLHTVLALTGDPAKFGDQPGATSVFDLNSFGLVEMIKRMNQGIAFSGRAMKQGTRFVVGVAFNPNVDRLDTQVRRLHKKIQAGADFVMTQPIFDWRMAKELHTTTRDLDIPVFIGIMPLVSGRNADFLHNEVPGIRVPEKTRKRLFRFEGERARREGVTIAAEVLESVLDYFNGIYLITPFVRYEMCLELIEKCRALVRRSESAKTGRVKV, from the coding sequence ATGCGCATTCCCTTCCTGCAGCATTTGCAGCATGACCTCCTCATCGCGGACGGCGCGATGGGAACCATGATTTACAGCCAGGGCGTCGCCCTCTCGCAGAGCTTTGACCAACTCAATCTCACCCAGCCCGAACTGATTCTGGGCATTCATCGTGCCTACGTGCAGGCCGGCGCGCAAGCGGTGGAGACCAACAGCTTCACCGCCAATCGCAAACGGCTGGCGCGCTACGGACTGGAAAAGAGCGTGCGCGAAATCAATCTCGCTGCCGTGCGCCTGGCCCGGTCGGCCGCCGGCGAGCAGGCTTACGTGCTGGCTTCCCTCGGACCGGTGCGCGACCGCGCCAGCGAAGAAATGGAAACCGTCGAAATTCGCAGCTTGTTTGCCGAGCAGATTGCGGCGCTGGTGGAGGGCCAGCCCGATGCCTTGATCTTTGAAACATTCACGGTGGTGTCGGAGCTCGAAATCGCAGTGGAAGAGGCGCGGCGCCTCAGCGCCATTCCGGTCATCGCGCAGGTGGTGGCGGATGAAGAAGGCTATACCAGCGACGGCCAGCATCTCACCGCAATTTTCAAACGGCTGCGCGCCCTGGGTGCGGCCGTGGTCGGCATCAACTGCGCCAAAGGCCCGGCCGGCATTCTGAAAGCATTGCGGGAGGTGCCGCTGGAGGAAGGCCTGCTGCTGTCGGCGTTCCCCAATGCCGGCCTGCCCGCTTACGTCGATGGCCGCTACATCTATCTTTCCACGCCCGAGTATTTCGGCGAAGCCGCGCTCAAGCTGCGGCAACAGGGCGTGCGCCTGATCGGCGGCTGCTGCGGCACCACGCCGGAACACATTCAGGCGATTGCCGAGAGCCTGCGCGGCCTGCCGCCGGTGAATGACAAGATCATATCGGTCCGGCCTGCGCCCCCGCCACCCAGCCTGCAAGAAATCATCACGCCCGATTTTCTGACCAAAGTCAAAACCCGGCCGGCCATCATCGTCGAGCTTGACCCACCGCGCGATTTGGATTTCGAGCCCATTCTGCAGGGCGCGCGTGAACTCAAGCGCGCCGGCATCGATGCGCTCACCATGGCCGACAGCTCGCTCGGCATCACGCGCATGAACAACCTTGCGCTCGGCGCCCTCATCAAACAGAAAGTCGACATGCCGCTCATCATTCATCTCGCCTGCCGCGATCGCAACCTCGTTGGGCTGCAGTCGGAATTGATGGGGCTGCATGCGCTCGGCCTGCACACCGTGCTGGCTTTGACCGGCGATCCCGCCAAATTCGGCGATCAACCCGGTGCCACTTCGGTGTTCGATCTCAATTCCTTCGGCCTGGTGGAAATGATCAAGCGCATGAATCAGGGCATTGCCTTCTCCGGCCGGGCCATGAAACAGGGCACACGCTTCGTTGTGGGCGTGGCCTTCAACCCCAATGTCGATCGCCTCGACACCCAGGTGCGCCGTCTGCACAAGAAAATCCAGGCGGGCGCGGATTTCGTCATGACCCAGCCGATCTTTGACTGGCGCATGGCCAAGGAGCTTCACACCACCACCCGCGATTTGGATATTCCGGTTTTCATCGGCATCATGCCGCTGGTCAGCGGCCGCAATGCCGATTTCCTGCACAATGAAGTCCCCGGGATTCGCGTGCCGGAAAAAACCCGCAAGCGGCTGTTTCGCTTCGAAGGCGAACGGGCCCGGCGCGAAGGCGTGACCATTGCCGCGGAAGTGCTGGAAAGTGTGCTGGACTATTTCAACGGCATCTATCTCATCACGCCGTTCGTGCGTTACGAAATGTGTCTGGAGTTGATCGAGAAATGCCGCGCCCTGGTGCGCCGCAGCGAGAGTGCCAAAACCGGCAGGGTGAAAGTGTGA
- a CDS encoding GWxTD domain-containing protein — protein MRTCIAVLFLFLATTAHGQGYIVEPATQPDFICEVYNLGSKDPAKSRLSACLSIFHSDLQFVPVAGGYEANFRIAVRLTKGAGELAASQETSERLHFDTLAETRLPEKYSFYYFELEAAPGEYQVVCAVTDSARGTTATRTLTKKLRNFSSQASALEISEILVADQVMRDGANGLIIQPGLYQNTASPSREVFLHFEIFHHDTTQPLILRQTILNRRKEKIIDQQRPWPGRQPRVQFALPVWTDMLPYGDYEIVLEARSGKIQKTASTTLRVVWDGIPQTGIHLGQAIQTALCLAEGEARQLLAAALTSPTAEQHRALAAFWEARDPSPGTEINEAMNAFYQRVAIANEKFGGSREGWQTDRGQTFLKFGAPDKIVLHPRSIASRPYQVWHYHRLHRSFKFVDEEGVGDFELAGSSED, from the coding sequence ATGAGAACTTGCATCGCCGTACTGTTTTTGTTTCTTGCCACCACGGCCCATGGCCAGGGCTACATCGTCGAGCCGGCCACGCAGCCGGACTTCATTTGCGAAGTGTACAACCTGGGATCAAAGGATCCTGCCAAGAGCCGCCTGAGTGCATGCCTGAGCATCTTTCACTCGGATTTGCAGTTCGTTCCCGTTGCCGGCGGCTACGAGGCCAATTTCCGCATCGCCGTTCGTCTGACCAAAGGCGCCGGCGAACTGGCGGCCAGTCAAGAAACCTCCGAGCGCCTGCATTTTGACACCCTCGCCGAAACGCGCTTGCCGGAAAAATACAGTTTCTACTACTTCGAGCTGGAGGCTGCGCCGGGCGAATACCAAGTCGTCTGCGCCGTCACGGATTCGGCGCGCGGCACCACAGCCACCCGCACCCTCACCAAGAAGCTGCGGAATTTTTCCAGCCAGGCTTCTGCCCTGGAGATCAGTGAGATCCTCGTGGCCGATCAGGTGATGCGGGACGGCGCGAACGGTTTGATCATCCAGCCCGGCCTCTATCAAAACACCGCCTCGCCCAGCCGCGAAGTGTTTCTACATTTCGAGATTTTCCATCATGACACGACGCAGCCGTTGATCCTGCGCCAGACGATTTTGAATCGCAGGAAGGAAAAAATTATCGACCAGCAACGGCCGTGGCCGGGCCGGCAGCCGCGCGTGCAGTTTGCGCTGCCGGTCTGGACCGACATGCTGCCCTATGGCGACTATGAAATCGTGCTGGAAGCACGCAGCGGAAAGATTCAAAAGACCGCCTCGACCACCTTGCGCGTCGTGTGGGATGGCATTCCGCAAACCGGCATCCATCTCGGCCAGGCGATTCAAACCGCGCTCTGCCTGGCAGAAGGTGAAGCGCGCCAATTGCTGGCCGCGGCCCTCACTTCCCCCACCGCCGAACAACACCGGGCACTGGCAGCCTTTTGGGAAGCTCGCGATCCCTCGCCCGGAACCGAGATCAACGAGGCGATGAATGCCTTCTATCAGCGCGTCGCCATCGCCAATGAAAAATTCGGCGGCAGCCGGGAGGGCTGGCAAACCGATCGCGGCCAAACCTTTCTGAAATTCGGCGCGCCTGACAAGATCGTCCTACACCCGCGCTCGATCGCCAGCCGGCCCTACCAAGTGTGGCACTATCACCGCTTGCATCGTTCTTTCAAGTTTGTCGATGAGGAAGGCGTTGGCGATTTTGAGCTGGCAGGCAGCTCCGAGGATTGA